CTGCGCTTTTCATTTAAATCAAAAAGAACATTATTATTCCAAAACAGGCTCGTGAATTCATAATAAGAACCACTATCGGCTCCAAAATATCCTTGAGGGATCGCTGCAATTAACAAGGCTCTCACTAAAAAGCCAACGACTATTGCAGGTGCAACTAAAAGCAGAAGCTGCTTAAATGATACCGGCCTTACAGAGAAGAACCACGCCCACATCTTCATTGGAAAATACAAAGGCTGCGGTCGTACAATAGACGTATCAGCTGATCAACGACATGAAAGCTTCTATCGTTATCCCTTGTTACAACGAAAAAGACGCCATAAGAGGCACGTTAGAAGAAATATTTCACAGTCTTGACAAATCACAGGCGAGCGATATCGATGTAATTGTTGTCAATGATGGGTCATCAGATGGCTCCGAACATGTATTAAATTCCATACAACAAGAGTTCAAAACCTACCCTCTCACAATCGTTCACCACAAGCGAAACCGCGGATACGGTGCTTCACTAAAAACTGGCATTCGAAAAAGCCATAGCGAATATATTTGCATCACTGATGCTGATGGCACATATCCCAATAACAGGATTTTAGAGCTAATAAACAAAACCCTGGAAAAGGAACTTGATATGCTAGTTGGCGCTCGAATAGGAGCAGATGTTAGCTACTCCAAAGTTCGCTCTATCCCCAAAATGATACTTGTGCCATGGGTATCATTTCTATGTGGCTCTGATGTGCCCGACATGAATTCAGGGCTAAGGGTTTTTCGGCGCGAGCTTGCACTTGAATTCCTTAAGCTGCTTCCAGACGGATTTAGCTTTACAACAACAATCACTATTTGCCTTTTCAGGAATAAATACATGGTGGAGTATGTACCTATTAGCTATACAAGACGTATAGGGAAGAGCCACATTAAGCCAATTAAGGACACCCTACGTTTCACTCAACTAATACTTAGAACAGGCATGTATTTTGCCCCCTTGAGACTTCTTTCTCCACTCTTCATAGGCCTAGCGATTTTATTCGTTTTGAGCGGGATTTACGACATTGCAGTCCTTAGCAACTTAACCGAAAAAACATTACTTTTCGGATTTACAAGCCTCAACATATTAATGTTTGCGTTATTAGCTGACATGATAGACAAACGGAATTGAATCCTTAAAATTTCTATCTTCGCTTAAAACTGCTGCAAACACTTCACACTGTCCCTTCCATTGGCTTGCGACAAAGAATCAAAAACTGATTATTAATAATCCCTCAGCCTGACAACAAAAGGAGGCAACATTTTCGAAGCGATATCAACTACTACCATCATGAAACATATGAAGGCTAATGGCACTAATGGCTGAGAATAGCGTGGTATAAAATGACTAAACAGTGCATAAAACAGGAAATACCCAATTGGAACAATTGAAACGATCAACCAAGACTTACGCTTCTCCAAAAAGTACAACAATGGAGAAGCTAGTAAAGCTAAAAATGATAAAATATTCAAAATAACGTCACCCCAACCTTCGGGACGAACAGCCCAGATTCCTCTCCACGCCAAAGGGAAAGATATGATCAGATGCTGAAGAGGGTTAGCCAATATTCTTGATAAAGCCTCCCGCTTTCGCAGTGAGTTTGATAAGTTCATGGACAGGGGCTCGGCTCGCTTTCCACGTATATAAAAAGACCTTACATCCTGATATCGACCTTCATCTAAGGCTTGAGAATCACAAAGTAATTTTCGATTAAAAACATCAAGAATCTTTCCACATGAATGATCTTGGCTTTCGAGACCCATTATTGGCCCTAACAGATCATCACGAATGGGTTTAGGAGAAAATGAATAAAAAGCATTTCTAAACTGCAAAGGTGACATCTGATTAAAAACTGAGCGTATCAATAACACATCTCCCCCGCCTCTGGAAATCACAGAACGCCCGAATTCAATTCGATTCCGAATAACCCAAGGAGAAACGACAACTGCGAAACCCAAAGAAAACAAAAACAGATTCATGAAAAATTTAGTTCGAGCAGAAGGCAATAATGTTAGAACAACTGGGATACAAATAACTGCAACATAAGCTCCACTTTGCTTAGTCATCACTAAAAGTCCAAATGAAATCCCTGACATAAGGATCCAACCTAAACGTAGATTTTTCACCATTACCAGCGCTACAAGAGCTAGAAGTACCATGAAAAAAGCAGCTGGTAGCTCAGTATCTAAAGTATTCATCTCACCAGCAATAAACTGCTCATTCACAAGAGCAATTAAAGGGAAAGATATAGTATTTGCCATCCAAGCTGGAGCAACAAGCATTAAAGTCAAAACCCATAAACTAATCATTAGTCCCAATGCATAAATTATATTAACCTGCTTAGCGACCAGAAGAAGCTCAGATGGAAACTCATCTTTTCCCGAATAATTCAATAAGTCAGCATTAAACAAAGAAGCATACTTTAGCTGGAAAGCAAGAATAAAATTGGGAATAGGCTCCCGTCTAAACCCAGCTATAACATCATTTGTGACTCCCT
This Synechococcus sp. WH 8016 DNA region includes the following protein-coding sequences:
- a CDS encoding glycosyltransferase family 2 protein, whose translation is MKASIVIPCYNEKDAIRGTLEEIFHSLDKSQASDIDVIVVNDGSSDGSEHVLNSIQQEFKTYPLTIVHHKRNRGYGASLKTGIRKSHSEYICITDADGTYPNNRILELINKTLEKELDMLVGARIGADVSYSKVRSIPKMILVPWVSFLCGSDVPDMNSGLRVFRRELALEFLKLLPDGFSFTTTITICLFRNKYMVEYVPISYTRRIGKSHIKPIKDTLRFTQLILRTGMYFAPLRLLSPLFIGLAILFVLSGIYDIAVLSNLTEKTLLFGFTSLNILMFALLADMIDKRN